A genomic stretch from Desulfolutivibrio sulfodismutans DSM 3696 includes:
- a CDS encoding magnetosome protein MamC encodes MHIQQKEQTYPLRQTALPVGAITAMGAAGAIIGGTAAAAKDLRQVKSGDMTREAAAGHILKEALGSGLATAAGAVAGTFFRSNILGLAAMAVVGVGAKYLYDGVAGLAAEKAKSAVKSAAKTVTKAAAKTETAKPAKA; translated from the coding sequence ATGCATATCCAGCAGAAAGAACAAACCTATCCCCTGCGTCAGACCGCCCTGCCCGTGGGCGCCATCACCGCCATGGGCGCGGCCGGGGCCATCATCGGCGGCACGGCGGCCGCCGCCAAGGATCTGCGCCAGGTCAAATCCGGCGACATGACCCGCGAGGCCGCCGCCGGACACATCCTCAAAGAGGCCCTGGGCAGCGGTCTGGCCACCGCCGCCGGGGCCGTGGCCGGAACGTTTTTCCGCTCGAACATCCTGGGCCTGGCGGCCATGGCCGTGGTGGGCGTGGGCGCCAAGTACCTCTACGACGGCGTGGCCGGATTGGCCGCCGAAAAGGCCAAGTCGGCCGTCAAGAGCGCGGCCAAGACCGTAACCAAGGCCGCCGCCAAAACGGAGACCGCAAAACCGGCCAAGGCGTAG
- a CDS encoding YtxH domain-containing protein, with product MSHTPKYPPDGGYPTATGYPAAGSLTQGWFAVSDPGYIKGALLGAGLTYILTNQKVQRALVKGVVTVWTAVQGGIEEVKEQIHDVKAEMSMKGDADKT from the coding sequence ATGTCCCATACCCCGAAATATCCCCCTGACGGCGGATATCCCACAGCGACAGGATATCCGGCTGCCGGCTCCCTCACCCAGGGCTGGTTCGCCGTCTCCGATCCCGGCTACATCAAGGGCGCCCTGCTCGGCGCGGGCCTGACCTACATCCTGACCAACCAGAAGGTGCAGCGGGCCCTGGTCAAGGGCGTGGTGACCGTCTGGACGGCGGTCCAGGGCGGCATCGAAGAGGTCAAGGAACAAATCCACGATGTGAAAGCCGAAATGAGCATGAAAGGCGATGCGGACAAAACCTGA